The window GAGCAGGCAAGCAGGTGGAAAAGAAAACATTGGGTTTATCAGACAAGATCAAAAGAATTACCTCCGAACAAAACATCAGCGTGACTTATCGTATGGTGAAGCTGGTAGTTTGTTGATGTACTTTGAAAACCAAACAAGGAAAAACCCTTCTTTTACATATGCATTACAATTGGATAGTGAGGAGCAAATAACAAATATATTCTGGGCAGATCCAAAAATGTTAATAGACTATGCTCATTTTGGTGATGTAGTTAGCTTTGATACGACATTTTGTACTAACAAAGAATATAGGCCATTCGGTGTATTTACTGGATTTAATCACCATAGAGGTATATGCATTTTTGGGGCTGCCTTGTTATATGATGAGACTTCAGAATCTTTCAAATGGTTGTTTGAGGCTTTCTTGAAAGTCCATGGGCAAAAGAAGCCATTAACCATTTTTACCGATCAAGATGCTGCAATGGGAAATGCGATATCTGAGGTTTTTCCCGATACATGGCATGGTTTGTGTACTTGGCACATAATGCAAAATGGCATCAAACATTTAGGAAATTTGATGAAAGATGGATCAtgtttttttaaagattttaaaTCTTGTATGTTTCAGTACGAGGAAGTAATAGAGTTTGAGAATGCATGGATGAAATTACGTAGTGATCATCTAGTTACAGATCCTTCATGGTTAGATCGTATATATGGACTTAAAGAGAAATGGGCTAAGTGTTTCACCATAGGTATGCGAAGTACACAACTCAGTGAGAGTTTGAATGGTGATTTGAAGGATTACTTGAAATCCAGTTTGGATCTTGTTCAGTTTTTTAAACATTTCGAGAGGGTGGTGAATGACAAGCGTTATAATGAGTTGAAGGCAGAGTTTGATGCAAGAAATAAAACTCCAAGAAATATCTTTCCCATGTCACCCATTATGAACCAAGCGTTAGAAATTTATACTCCTAAAATATTTGAAGAACTTCAACACGAGTATATTTGGATTACTGCTTGTTCTATTAAATTTCGGAATGAGAGTGCTGCCATTCATAACTACATAGTTGCTGTTGTTGACAGAGAAGGGAATTTCAATGTTGAGTGTAACCCAGTTGGCCCTACTATTGCATGTAGTTGTAGAAAGTTTGAGACTTTTGGAATTCTATGTTGCCATGCTTTGAAAATATTTGATATGCTTGATATCAAGTTCATTCCTGCAAATTATGTATTGAGGAGATGGACACGGGGAGGAAGAAGCATGATAGTGAAAGGTGATGACGGAACCCAAGTTGAAGAAGATGTTAACCTAGATTGTACACAACGTTATAGGCTTCTTTGCCCTAAACTAGTGAGAATAGCCTCAGAAGCATCAAATTCGCCTGAGGGATATGCATTGGTTGACAGAGTTGCTAATGATTTGTGTGCAAAACTTCAAAATCTTGCAGTCGATGCCCCTTCAATAATTGTCTCAAGGGAGTACTCTAATGTGAACAAAGTAAAAGGGATAAAGAATAAATCTCCTCGCAAAGGTGGAAAGCGTCATAAGAGTTGGGTggaaaagcaaagaaataaaaagaaaacagtTAAAGCAAATACTTCCCAGGCTTCTCAGCTAATCCAACCAAGTGTACCATCACATTTAAGTCATTGGAATCCACCTCGTGGATCACAAGTAATGGATAATGACAACATTTCTTACACTCAACTATTAACAGTAagtagttttaatttttttttttcccatttcattTAGATGTGTGTATTAGTGATTTTTCTAACTACATTGTCGGGATTGTGCAGGAATCTATTGACTATTCTCAATCCTCATTGTTCTCTTCCCAATTCTCAAGCAAAATATGATTGGTTTTATTTGCTTCAAGCTGAATAAAGCGTGTTAATTAATGTGTGTGGGTTAAACATTGTCTCATTTAATAAGTTGAACTTTgtttcttttgaaattcaaagttagtgaacatttttttaattcatttactTTACCTGGTATCTCGCATTGTAGTTGTTCCTTGTATCTATCATTGTTCCAatgtttttgtttcatttattttttatagttggATTAGACTAACATGGTTTATGTTAATAGgtaagtctttagctcaaaatggaagaGCAACTGGGGTTACACCCAGTagatggtggttcaaatccaccaagacttgTCTATGAGATGCTTGGCTAAATTCAACTTGGTTAGAGAAAGGTAATGAAGGAACTGGTTTTTTAAGATTGGCTGCTGCCCATCCATACCAACCAGTTTGGATTGATATGTTAGTAGAGATTAATGTTTTCGACCCACATTCAAAATCTGTGGGCTGCCACAACTGAATCTCAATGACACACTGCTTCAATGGCAAGTTTCTTTGTCAAACCTGGGCATAAATCCTTACTGAAGTTATGGCGCAAATGAATCTCAATGACAAACTACTTCATCAGAAAGTTGCAAAATGGCCATACATAACCTTTGAGACTAAAGTTCATTTGGATTGGTTTTCCTTTAAAGCACATGAGTTCTCCTACTGTTGAGTAGCAGTTTGAATTTGAGGATTGAGAGCAACAGTTAAATCTGCACTAGATTGTGTAGTTGAAAAAGTCTATGGGTGTACTCAAGAAATTTGTTCAATTACACAGTTTGCATATAAATGTTGGGAATTCCATTGAAAGAGGTGCATAAAAATTAGGTCGCACGCTATTTGTTTTTTCTGGGATGACTATGGTCTGCGTAGCTTATATTTGCAATTTGATTATGTACATGAACCAGGTGTTGGGATTTGGTTATCTAGTTTGTGTGATTTTGCCTTTTATAGTTtaggtactttttctgtcataAAATTTTCAACCCATCTGTTGATGGGATTCAGGGTGCCGAGGTGTCATATATAaaagcttcttctccttcattcaACAGCTTTGAAGTAGAAATGCTCGCAGCAATCGTCATTGAGAAGTTCAGTGCTTCAGTTCCTTCAATGGCTGGTCGAATTTGAAAATTCTGTAGGGAAGAAGGCCTAACCTATGCTTATATTCTTCTCTACATTGCCCTCTCCAGTGGTCAGATCTTCTTCAATAAGGTTAGATCGATCTTTACCTTCTTATTGAATCACAGTTGGTTTGTGATTCCATTTCGGTTACATTTCTTAGATATGTTTATGAAGTCTTAGTAAACCACATTCGGTCTCTgctcttttgtttctttctgtAAATTTTGTAGCTTAGGTTCTTTATTTGAACATATCTTCTTTGAATCTTTCTTGAATACGTTTTGGTTTCTAATGGAAAATATGAGATGGAATTTCTTGTTGCGCTTTGGTTAATGGTGATCAGTTGATTTGGAGAAAATTAGGTTTGGTTTTCATAACAATGTAAACCAAATGTCTGACTTATCCTTGAATGTATGCTTCCTGTCAGGTTAACAGACTAAAAGTTAGAACTAGTGGATGTGAAATTATGCCAAGTTAATACAGAGACTCTAAATTCATGCACATTCCATTTACTAAATTATGCCTCAGTTCTGATGTTTGACATTTCGGAAGATGTGACATTGATGATTGAACAACCAGGGCCACAAATTGCCTACTTAGTAGTTGCTTCTTCAGTGGATTTATGGAGATTTGATGTAATATGTGGATGGATTTGTGGAGATTTGATGTAATCTGTGGATTTCTGAACTTGAAGTGCTCATAAGAATGACATGTTCCCCCAAACCAGTTTCAGCTGATCGGAGATGTAACATGCTCACCCATATCAATTATCATCTGCTAACCTTAGTACTCTTTCTTCTGGTAATGGAAGTCTGAATCATCCTGATACAGCAAATTTCACTTCATGTACCACTGCTTTTTCTACCCCACCAACTATGAACTGCAAAGTGGGGTTCACTTAAGATCCATTTACAGAAGAAAACTGCATTAGTTGAACTAGTAATATTTGGGACTATGTTTCTGCTGATTTGCCAAGAAGAAAACTTGctctgttttttcattctaGATCACATTAGAACTGAAGTTCATACTATGGAATGTCATGACAGTGATGAAGTGTCTTTAAAAGTCTGCAACCTTTTGAttcccctcctctctcccccaCCCAAACCAAAAACAAACTAGTCTGATGCGTATAAAGTGAACACTGTTATTGGtttgttggaattttttttatgcagaATCTCTCTCTTCATCCTCAATGCAGAAACTAGTGGATTTGAACTTATTGGTGTTTCAGAGCTTATctataacaaataaataaatactagTTTTGACCATTCTTGGGGGTAACATAAAATAGTAAGagtttccacaaaaaaaaaaaaaccttttttccCCCTCATGCTTTCAGTACTTGATCTCAAATTAGTAAGAATTcatattggaaaatattctaTGGAAACCATTTGGTATACAATAACCAGATAGCTACACAAGAGAGTGCAACCTCCCAATTCACAATATCTGCAATTCTATTTAACATGAGAGccttgatggattcgaaccatcatCGTCTGGGAACAAACCCAGGTGCTCTTCCttattgagctaaagactcaccAACCTACATAAACCATGTCAGTTTAATCCAAATATAACAGTCAAGcacagagaaagagatagaaagagaaTAACAGAGTGAGTTagagagaagtagaagaagtCAGTATCTAGAATGATACTGAAAGCAGTCAGCCTTAAGAATCTAAGTATTAACAGATTAAGCAGTTTGGTTATTTAGCTCATGTGtccatttatttttatgtgacAAATTATTGTCATAGAATTGCTTTTTCTCACCGTTTAATCCAATCTGCAACCAAAGAACATTAGAAATATTGGGAAGTTAGATCATGTGATTTAGAACCACTGATACAAAATATTTTTCAGATTATTATTCCAAATTATCAATTAGTGATAGTACCTTATAAGACCATTCATTTAATGATAGATCCTTAGTAACATTACCACTTCCAATCAATTGAACTGGACCACCAACTATTCCATTTGGTGCCAAGTCAAAAAATGAACCATAGTTCtgcacaaaaaggaaaaagatcatATCAACTGATCGAGTGAAAAATCTCTCATTGTTTCAAAGAATCCAATCTAATTGTGAATTGACTTGCAAAGCTAGCAGCAAAAATGGCAGTTTCTTCTTCCATGATCGAATGGACCTCTCACATGTTGGAGGAACTCGAGATGGATCCTCAATGTGTGTTCTGCAATAAATACTACCAGACTGgaccagcccaacccaactttaGTCTTCAGAAGGGTTCTAATTTAGGTTTTTGATTGATAAAAGAAACTGCAGCCCCGCCAGATAATTGGATCAATAATACAAAGACAGAGAACTGAGACTTTTATCCAACAAATTCATCACTATCTGATCCTTTCCTATCCAACAACCGATCTATCTGATCTCGAATTCAAGGGAATCGATCTATCTGATCCTTTCCTATCCAACAACCGATCACCGAAAGCCAAAAACTGCTTCCCCAAACTAAGCTTTTTGCCCAGGAAGAGATCCGATGCAGTTAGATTCTTTCCAATCGATTCCTCCTTCACAGGCTTAGAGGCTTTTTCGTCATTTTCGGTGTTGACGCTCATTTGCGGAATCTTCTTCTCATGATCCGGAAGGAGTAGCTTGGACGCAGCAGGATCATATCCTTCAACCGGAAATTGCCTCGGGAAGAAGTATGTCACTCGATGAGGCATTTCTCAAAAGCCTCAGAGAACCAAAAACACAAACTCTTTAGACTATCTCTCAAACACTAGCAATCTCCACGTATTCAAATCATCCGCGAAGAACCTCTGCGACTACGAGTTCCTCTCAGAACTAATCGACTAGAgagaagacaagaagaagacggaagacgagagagaaagagaacttACCAGTTCCAGCGGAGTCGTCGGCGGCCTATTAGAGACGGCGAGACGAACACCGGCAGCTTATTAGAGAAAAGAGAACTCACCGGCGGCCTATTAGGGACGGCGGGATGAACACTGGAATAATAGTCAAGcacagagaaagagatagaaagaATAAGAACAGAGTGAGTTaaagagaagaagtagaagaagaagacggaaGACGAGAGAGAAAGACAAAGAGAACTTACCAGTTCCAGCGGAGTCGTCGGCGGCCTATTAGAGACGGCAAGACGAACACCGGCAGCTTATTAGAGAAAAGAGAACTCGCCGGCGGCCTATTAGGGACGGCGGGATGAACGCCAAAAGCAGAGAGGTTCCCGCGACAGTTCagccctattttttattttaaaaattctcaAAAGTTGCAATTATAGGAAAGTGATAGGGTGTATTGTCAACATATATGTTTTTCAAAGGTTTAATTCACTCACACCATAAGATCAATAAAGTCCAAGTGTCACGATCCTAGGGTAAGCTAGAGAATGTATGGCTCACCCCGCGCTatagaggagccgaatccatCCTGGATTCGAACCTGACACTTTCCTATTTCTCAGGAGATTTTTGGTCGATACGTATTGGAGTTTAGTTAGACATCCAGCGCAATACGCGTTCCAGAGGAATTGGGACCcgtttcttttcctatttctcAGGGATTCAGGAGTTGTGAGGTCAACCACTCAACCCGTTACGCCTGTTTCCTTCGTAACAAATAAATGTCCCCTCTGCTCACCAGATCTCATCTGGGCGCTTCCATGTTCACTTATGCAGAAACACCAAATAATTTTAATCTTCTTTGACAAggtgcacctctctctctctctctctccaaagagaactcatgaaggattccTGTTTCAGTTGGGTTTATCTATAAAACTTGTTtatattttctgttatttttttatttttatggaacATTAGAAGCAAGCATATATGGGTAAAGGGAGACCCGATGGGAAGGAAAGAATCATCCAATGATGGGAACAACATCGTGACCTTAAAATGGAAGTAGTTTCCACTCcttccatatttcatttcatttctgaAATAGAATTTGGCAAGAAAAAATGCCAGACCTAAGTCAAAAGCTAAATTCCAATAAACCATAAAGCAGAAGTTGCCCCTTGAGAGAATCGTTTCTGGTGCTTATTTCATTTTTCCTcctattccctttttttttttttggtaaaatccaAGACAACTGATactgtaggggtgtcaaatggtcgGTTTGGTCAAGCCAATTTTGTAAACCATACAATTGAGGAACTTAGGTTTTCGGTCGGTTTcgaattcattttattttggcttTTCAATATCAGTTTAAATTGGTTTGTTTTTAATTTGAACcacaatgaaatcttacattcacaaGCTATAGTGAGGAAAGCTTCCGTAAAATCACTTTGAATCTGCTTCCCCAATCAAACATATAAACATCTAAGAATAAGAAATTGATTTAATGCTTTCATGTTATAAATTGCAATGGAAAGATAACTGATATTGAAATCAATGGTTAAATAAAGTTTTGTAGTGAAATCATTGTCACGAATCAAATAcgaaactaaataaataaacaactccCAACAAACTAAGTTGTGTAACTCATGAGTGCAATGAGGGCTGAAGATGAGCTATGCAATGAGGGCTGAAGATGAGGGTAATGCATGGGTTATAATTGGTGGTCAGGGTAGAGACATAAGGAGTTCGACAAGCACAAAGGACAATTGAAGTCAAAAGACTGCAACATAACTTGCTATTATTGCGAGGAGGAAGGTCATATAAAGAGGAATTGTCCGAAGCATATAaagaatgattaaaaaaaaaagaggagaaggagaaggaaaatagAGATAAATCATCAACTGTTGTTATTGTGAAAGGGTCTTGGACTGATGGAGATATTCTTCTCACTTTATGAAGTAAGGAAACTTCAGATCAGATTTTAGCTTTTGGCTGTTCATTACATATATTTTCAGTTAATGATCAATTTGCAACGTATTATAAATGTGATAGTTGTACTgtcaaaatggaaaataatgtTGAAAGCAAGGTTGCTAAAATTGGGACAGTAAGGATTAGCATGTTTGATGGGATTGTGTGAATCTTTTACTGGGACTCGATATGTGTCAGATCTAAGAAATAATAGGATTTCATTGTGAGCACTTATTCAAGAGGTTTTAAATGCTCATctgaaggtggagttctcatgGATCCTAGAAGGGCCATAGTTGTGATGTAGGGACGGATGATGAGAAATCTGTATAGATTTGCAGGGAGTGTTGAAACAGATAGAGCTGCCATTGGAACTCTGGCAAGAGGTACAGGTGGACCTACATCAACCCCGGTCTTCCTTGGATTAGCTTGCAGAATCCAAACAATGGTGGAGACTATTCAGTTTTATGTCTTGTATTTTaggcatggatttagttattggtataGATACTGATATAACACCGATCCAGATCAGATTGGATCAATGTGAGTcggtcatttttacccttactTTTCACGAAAAGGTAGATTTCTTGTAATATTTTACCCCTAAACCAATACTAATTCCCGATCCGAAACGACCAGGTTTCGATATCAATCACAgctgatacgatatgatacagCCGATAATGCCGATCCAATACTGATACTAAGAACCATGATTCTAGGTATCCACATAATTATTATTGGTTTTGTATAtatttggtttgggttttgggtctgTTACATGTACAGgggatttagttattggtataGATACTGATATAACACCAATCCAGATCATATTGGATCAATGCGAGTcggtcatttttacccttactTTTCACAAAAAGGTAGATTTCTTGTAATATTTTACCCCTAAACCAATACTAATTTCTGATCCGAAACTGCCAGGTTTCGGTATCAATCTCAGCTGATACGATATAATACAGCCGACAATGCCGATCCAATACTGATACTAAGAACCATGATTCTAGGTGTCCACATAATTATTATTGGTTTTGTATAtatttggtttgggttttgggtatgTTACATGTACAGGGTTAAATTTGTATTTGTTTGTGGATTAATGTTTCTAAAATTTCCTATATATTTTCTATGTGAGAAAAATCATAGGCACAAGCAAGAGGAGATCACAGTGAGGTAGAGAGTGATGAACAGTTTTTCTAACTTAGTGAAAAATTCTTGCTCTCTTAGGTGGCTGTAGACATTTGAACCGAACCACGTTAAATTTCATATGTTGTGTatgattgtttgtttgatttcttCCTCGAGGTTACACATTTCTTCCTAACATCAAGTGCCACCCATGGTTTGAACAATGTTTCATATAGGAAGGCCACTGTGTACCAACATTTATTAGTTGAATTCACAATTTAATGTGTTGTTGATGTTGTTCCTTGGGTACATTATTCAAAACTTTGTATATTGATCTggtattttggaatttttttttttattattttactgtAAAATTCTACTACAATGGATCACTTGGTGTTCTTATGATAGAATTCAACACCAATATgttaattatatattttaattggtCTATTTCATTTGATATTTCAAAGTTTCTGTTCTCTATTGATGTTATTAATTGAACATGGATTAAATCATATATGATtgtagatttttcttgaattttgtcTAAAATTTTACTATTATCTTATTCTTCATATATATTCTAACATACTTTGTTATGTTTATTTAGTAACAGGCTCAATTATATCTAACAGTGGTATTGAGACTCCAATGTTGGCCTGTCTTTTTGGAACGCAAGACGGAAATGGTTGGTTTTGATGCTAGAGTTTCCACAAATGTTTCACAGATAGACCCGCATCAATTCAATGGTAAAGTTGAAAGGATATGTATTGTATCTGCCTGAACTCAGCCatcaaattacaaaaaattaaaaaattttaaaaaaaaaaaaaaaaaaaaaaaaaagccataaaCATGGATGGttttgaagaatcaaagaatgatATCAATATTTGGACATTCTTTCATATTCTTCTACAACTATTTTCCTACatgggttttctattttttcacagataattttgttattatttttatcaatttccTGGGCTTGGAAGAGAAATGTGAAGCCGacccttgaaaatacaaaaacaatgTTGAAGAATACATACTTTTTATACTATCGATCAACCCTTATATTTTGCACGGGTTTGTCTTCTTGTGACCTTCTCCTATGTGTGTTAAACTACCTCTCTGGGTATAGACATGGTTGGTCTAATTTAAAGATTGTTTTCCAATTGGATTTTTCATTCAGAACATTCACTTGGTTTGCGATCTCTGTTTAATTGCACATCCAGTTTTCTCATTCAAGTGAACGCAGATTCCCCATTCTACTAAGGATTTGGTGGGCTTTCTGTTTCCTAATGTCTTGCTTCAATCTTATTATACATCTTGACTTGTATTGGAAACATTCTTCCTTACCATTCTTGTTATGGGCCTCTATTACTGAATCTTTTATTGCTAGCTTGTTCTTCTGCTATGTTGGGTTGTTTGGTAAGCGacaagaagatggagatttcAATCTTTTGGAtcctcttttgaaaaataattttagtcAAAAGAATGTTGACGGTGAACAAGTATCAAGTGTCATTGGAGAAAATGTAACTCCTTATGCAGATGCCaatcttttttgtatttttacttTCTCTTGGATGGGCACTTTGCTTGCACTCGGGAATAAAAAAACACTGGATCCTATTGATCTTCCTCAGCTTGCCAATTGTGATAGTGCCAGTATGGTATCTTCTTATTTTAGAATTAAACTTGAATCTAATGGTGATGGCAATGGTAGTGGTGGTCAAGTAAGTAGACTCAAGCTACTGAATGCATTGATTCTCTCAACATGGAAAGAAATTCTATGGACAGCTCTATTCTCCAGTTTATGCACACTCGCTTCTTATGTTGGACCATACCTTATTGAAGCCTTCGTTCAATATCTCAGTAGCCCTGACCAACtacaatataaaatatatgtgctaatatttattttctttctttcaaagctCATAAGGTGCCTATCAGAGAGGCACTTGTTCTTTCAATTCCGAAAGATGGCAACTAGGGTCCATGCTGCCTTGTTATCAATAATCTATAAGAAAGGTCTCAAGCTTTCAAGCCACGCAAAGCAGAGCCACACTAGTGGGGAAAACATTAATTTATTGAGTGTTGATGTTGAAAGGATCGGTTTTTTCAGTTGGTACTTGCATGATATATGGATGGTTCCTGTTCAAATAGTTCTAGCATTGTGGATATTGTACAAGAAACTTGGGCTTGCTTCACTTGTAGCATTTGTTGCTACAATGATTTTGATGCTAACAAATGTTCCTCTAGGAAAACTACAAGAGAAAATTCAGAAGGAATTAATGGTTTCAAAGGATCGAAGGATGAAGGTGACATCTAAAGTTTTGCGGAATATAAGGATTCTCAAGCTCCAAGGTTGGGAGATGAAGTTCTTAGCCAAAATATTTGAGATaagaaacttggaaacaaaatGGTTAAAAAAGTTGCTTTATTCATCTGCTATGATTTCATTTGTATACTCGTCTGCTCCCATGTATGCATCtatggttacttttgggttttgtatgTTTATTGGAATTTCACTAGAGTCAGGGAAGATTCTAACTTCACTTGCAgtatttcatatattaaaaggCCCCATTTATAATCTCCCATACACAATCTCTATGGTAGTTCAAACCAAAATTTCCTTCGACCGGATAACCTCATTCCTATGTCTCGATGACTTTGATCCGAACATAGTACAAAAGCTTCCAAGAGATTGTGTTGATGCAGCAGTTCAGATAGTCAGGGGAAATTTCTCTTGGGACCTTCATTCCCCTAATCTCACACTAAAAGATATTAATTTACGAGTGTCCAATGGTATGAGAGTGGTTGTTTGTGGTGCTATTGAGTCAGGAAAGTCAACTCTACTTTCATGCATATTAGGGGAAGTGCCGAAGGTATCAGGAACCATTAAATTGAATGGTACAACGGCCTATGTTGCACAATCACCTTGGATACAAAGTGGTAAGATAGTATACAATATATTGTTTGGTAAAGATATGGACAAGGAAAGGTATGAGATGATCCTTGAAGCATATTCACTTAAGAAAGACCTAGAATTGTATGCCTTTGGGGACCAAACTATCATAGGAGAGAGGGGACTCAACCTGAGCGGTGAGCAAAAGCAAAGAATTCAGTTTGCACGTGCATTATACCATAGTGCTGATGTTTATCTACTTGATGACCCTTTCAATGCCGTGGATGCTCACACAGGGACTCATCTTTTTAAGGTATCatctttgatttctattttcAAAGTTTTCCATGATGAAaatggtggggggggggggggatctatACATCTCATTACTCAGATCACAATTTTGTTTACTAAAAATTGAGTTTGATCTGAATGTTGATCTAAGAAGAATGAAATCATTATTGTATATATAAACAAGACATTGAATGATTCATGTTTCCTAAGTTAAACCTATGGTTTGCTACTTATACTTGTACAAAATATAATATAGTATGCCTAACTTTCACCTCCTTTTAAGCGACCCAAAATTCTTTTTGAGTGCTAATTGtgaatttctcaattttttttgtgaCAGGAATGTTTGTTGAGAATTTTGGGTTCAAAAACAGTAATCTATGTTACCCA is drawn from Macadamia integrifolia cultivar HAES 741 chromosome 7, SCU_Mint_v3, whole genome shotgun sequence and contains these coding sequences:
- the LOC122084138 gene encoding protein FAR1-RELATED SEQUENCE 5-like, which encodes MGDQDIGLDFEIEPRVGIIFNSEIKAYKFYNSYGGRMGFSVRRDYAHWSKTDKSILTSRKFVCSKQGLRKKDKRDADTKIPRAETRTNCNARMGIVRIDNGQYQCNIFTEEHNNPLHLPATLHMMRSQRKVSDAHAIEIDLADDSGIKPKAIFEYMSRQAGGKENIGFIRQDQKNYLRTKHQRDLSYGEAGSLLMYFENQTRKNPSFTYALQLDSEEQITNIFWADPKMLIDYAHFGDVVSFDTTFCTNKEYRPFGVFTGFNHHRGICIFGAALLYDETSESFKWLFEAFLKVHGQKKPLTIFTDQDAAMGNAISEYEEVIEFENAWMKLRSDHLVTDPSWLDRIYGLKEKWAKCFTIGMRSTQLSESLNGDLKDYLKSSLDLVQFFKHFERVVNDKRYNELKAEFDARNKTPRNIFPMSPIMNQALEIYTPKIFEELQHEYIWITACSIKFRNESAAIHNYIVAVVDREGNFNVECNPVGPTIACSCRKFETFGILCCHALKIFDMLDIKFIPANYVLRRWTRGGRSMIVKGDDGTQVEEDVNLDCTQRYRLLCPKLVRIASEASNSPEGYALVDRVANDLCAKLQNLAVDAPSIIVSREYSNVNKVKGIKNKSPRKGGKRHKSWVEKQRNKKKTVKANTSQASQLIQPSVPSHLSHWNPPRGSQVMDNDNISYTQLLTGAEVSYIKASSPSFNSFEVEMLAAIVIEKFSASVPSMAGRI